A part of Aspergillus flavus chromosome 1, complete sequence genomic DNA contains:
- a CDS encoding phosphatidylserine synthase (hypothetical protein AOR_1_338184), whose amino-acid sequence MSRRSSVMPSNASTNSGLPPAGDGGQEKQKMLLSAETGHFSMVRALHLADLVTELNGFCGVMSVLSSMRYCLGDPHDYGAIWSALGFMPFGLFFDFMDGKIARWRKKSSLMGQELDSLADLISFGMAPAAAAFALGVRTNVDHLLLAFFVLCGLTRLARFNVTVAVLPKDKTGKSKYFEGTPIPTTLSIASLMAYWVSQGWVQEDLPLGVIAQGTAFEFHPVALLFVLHGCLMVSKSIHIPKP is encoded by the exons ATGTCTCGTAGGTCATCAGTCATGCCGTCGAATGCTTCTACGAATAGCGGTCTCCCGCCCGCCGGCGACGGAG GCCAGGAAAAGCAGAAGATGCTTCTGTCTGCGGAAACAGGGCACTTCAGCATGGTCAG GGCTTTGCATCTTGCAGATCTAGTAACTGAGCTTAACG GATTTTGTGGAG TCATGTCTGTGCTCTCGTCTATGCGTTACTGTCTAGGAGACCCCCATGACTACGGTGCTATCTGGTCTGCGCTTGGATTTATGCCTTTCGGgcttttcttcgattttATGGATGGAAAGATTGcaaggtggaggaagaagtcatcgCTCATGGGGCAAGAGCTCGATTCTTTGGCAGATCTG ATTTCCTTTGGTATGGCACCGGCCGCGGCAGCCTTCGCCCTCGGAGTCCGCACAAATGTCGACCACCTCCTCCTAGCTTTTTTCGTCCTTTGTGGCCTGACACGGTTAGCCCGGTTCAACGTGACAGTTGCTGTACTTCCCAAGGACAAGACTGGAAAGTCGAAATATTTCGAGGGCACACCGATTCCGACAACACTTTCCATTGCGTCACTCATGGCTTACTGGGTTTCTCAGGGATGGGTTCAAGAAGACCTACCGCTGGGAGTTATTGCGCAGGGCACAGCTTTTGAGTTTCACCCTGTGGCGCTGTTGTTTGTTCTACATGGCTGTCTGATGGTCAGCAAGTCTATACATATTCCCAAACCCTGA
- a CDS encoding mitogen-activated protein kinase MpkA (mitogen-activated protein kinase spm1), with amino-acid sequence MADLRGRKIFKVFNQDFIVDERYNVTKELGQGAYGIVCAATNIQTGEGVAIKKVTNVFSKKILAKRALREIKLLQHFRGHRNITCLYDMDIPRPDNFNETYLYEELMECDLAAIIRSGQPLTDAHFQSFIYQILCGLKYIHSANVLHRDLKPGNLLVNADCELKICDFGLARGFSIDPEENAGYMTEYVATRWYRAPEIMLSFQSYTKAIDVWSVGCILAELLGGRPFFKGRDYVDQLNQILHYLGTPNEETLSRIGSPRAQEYVRNLPFMPKIPFQRLFPSANPDALDLLDRMLAFDPSSRISVEEALEHPYLHIWHDASDEPTCPTTFDFHFEVVDDVQEMRRMIYEEVVRFRAAVRQQSQAQAAAAAQQQQIAQQTNVPIPENQQGVWKQEEPKPQEALAAGGGVHNDLESSLQRGMDVQ; translated from the exons ATGGCTGATCTACGAGGACGTAAGATCTTCAAGGTCTTCAACCAGGATTTTATTGTGGATGAACGATACAATGTCACGAAGGAGTTGGGTCAAGGTGCATATGGTATTGTCTG TGCCGCCACGAACATCCAGACCGGCGAAGGTGTCGCCATCAAGAAAGTCACCAATGTCTTCAGCAAGAAGATCTTAGCCAAGCGCGCCTTAAGAGAAATTAAGTTGCTTCAGCATTTCCGAGGCCACCGTAAT ATCACTTGTCTGTATGACATGGACATCCCGCGCCCAGATAACTTCAATGAAACATATCTGTATGAGG AGTTGATGGAGTGTGATCTCGCCGCTATTATCCGTTCCGGACAACCTTTGACCGATGCCCACTTCCAGTCTTTTATTTATCAGATTTTGTGTGGTCTGAAGTATATCCACTCGGCCAATGTATTGCATAGAGATTTGAAACCCGGAAACTTGCTGGTCAATGCCGATTGTGAACTCAAGATTTGCGATTTCGGATTGGCGCGTGGTTTCTCGATTGACCCGGAAGAGAACGCAGGTTACATGACCGAATATGTCGCGACAAGATGGTACCGTGCTCCGGAAATCATGTTGAGCTTCCAGAGTTACACTAAAGCTA TCGATGTGTGGTCCGTGGGTTGCATCTTGGCTGAACTTCTTGGCGGCCGCCCCTTCTTCAAGGGTCGTGACTATGTCGACCAGCTCAACCAGATTCTGCACTACCTGGGCACTCCGAACGAGGAGACCTTGAGCCGGATCGGCTCTCCACGGGCCCAGGAGTACGTACGCAACTTGCCTTTCATGCCCAAGATCCCCTTCCAGCGCTTGTTCCCCAGTGCCAACCCTGATGCGCTTGACTTGCTCGACCGCATGCTGGCCTTCGACCCCTCGTCGCGTATCTCGGTTGAAGAGGCCCTGGAGCACCCATACCTGCACATCTGGCACGACGCATCGGACGAGCCGACGTGCCCCACAACCTTCGATTTCCACTTCGAAGTGGTGGACGACGTACAGGAGATGCGTCGTATGATCTACGAGGAAGTCGTGCGCTTCCGTGCCGCCGTCCGGCAGCAGTCCCAGGCGCAggccgccgctgccgcccaACAGCAGCAGATTGCCCAGCAGACCAACGTCCCGATCCCCGAGAACCAGCAGGGCGTTTGGAAGCAAGAGGAGCCCAAGCCTCAAGAGGCGCTCGCCGCGGGCGGTGGCGTCCACAACGATCTGGAATCGTCGCTGCAGCGTGGAATGGACGTACAATAA
- a CDS encoding metal homeostatis protein bsd2, with product MSSQRYQRVNAHDEDEEPQSQSSIPLRGTPNSPPPSFRSRSTSPSSRRLLHDDPLNNDADQTLADAFDDESDSEADEPDDRQRLMRAQPESRPVADGSSATASSSSGMGNEQQQSSDPRSGIQRRQTILPSFSTGSRVISSTNDGVFANLAAKPERGEKTEDLPPSYEEAAADATPPYWETTILAPGISSDEVYVDGLPVGSVFSFVWNAMISMSFQLVGFLLTYLLHTTHAAKNGSRAGLGLTLVQYGFYMKGGSDTKPDDGTDQYVTPPDPNSHNFDPSSVADGSGSDGGGGGVSGISTSEWISYVLMIVGWFILIRAISDFLRARRHEQLVLQSPDRGLPVPIIATNERTETVV from the exons ATGAGCTCGCAGCGCTATCAAAGG GTAAACGCccacgatgaagatgaagaaccgCAATCACAATCGTCAATCCCTCTCCGGGGAACACCAAACTCCCCCCCTCCCTCGTTTCGCTCTCGTTCCACCTCTCCATCATCCAGACGCCTTCTCCATGACGATCCCCTAAACAACGATGCGGACCAGACGCTGGCCGACGCATTTGATGACGAGAGCGACTCCGAAGCGGATGAGCCGGATGACCGTCAGCGACTAATGCGGGCTCAGCCGGAATCGCGACCAGTGGCAGATGGCAGCAGTGCGACCGCTAGTTCCTCATCTGGAATGGGCAATGAACAGCAACAGTCCAGTGATCCGCGTAGTGGGATTCAAAGGAGGCAGACAATCCTACCGAGTTTCAGCACTGGTAGCCGAGTGATCAGTTCGACGAATGACGGTGTCTTTGCGAACCTGGCGGCTAAGCCGGAGCGTGGAGAGAAAACTGAAGACCTTCCTCCG TCCTATGAAGAGGCGGCTGCTGATGCTACCCCTCCGTACTGGGAGACTACGATTTTGGCCCCAGGGATTTCATCCGACGAGGTGTACGTGGATGGGTTGCCAGTGGGGTCCGTGTTTTCGTTTGTCTGGAACGCCATGATCTCCATGTCCTTCCAACTGGTCGGTTTCCTCCTGACCTACCTTCTCCATACTACGCATGCAGCGAAGAACGGAAGTAGGGCTGGTCTCGGTCTTACTCTCGTACAATACGGATTCTACATGAAAGGCGGAAGTGATACGAAACCAGACGATGGTACAGACCAATACGTGACACCTCCGGATCCCAACAGTCACAATTTCGACCCCAGCTCCGTAGCCGATGGATCTGGGAGcgatggtggcggtggtggtgtttCCGGGATCTCCACGAGTGAATGGATTTCGTACGTTCTCATGATTGTTGGTTGGTTTATCTTAATCCGCGCTATCAGCGACTTTCTACGGGCCCGACGCCACGAGCAGCTGGTGCTGCAAAGTCCTGACCGAGGCCTTCCTGTGCCGATCATTGCAACAAATGAAAGAACAGAGACCGTTGTTTAA
- a CDS encoding threonyl-tRNA synthetase, cytoplasmic (threonyl-tRNA synthetase, putative), with protein sequence MASEDSKDLPVRSAPGAQGAGSLPDFIVERNNFFEELWQQYLEETKNKPHPEITVTLQPGNGNKEQVSAKAWETTPAQLLKNVPKELSATIVLAKVDNELWDLSRPLEGDCTVSYVRFEDPEGREVFWHSSAHCLGEACECEYGCLLSHGPPTPQGFFYDMAMPDNRVVRETDWPALDKHANRVFKEKQSFDRLEVTKENLKKMFAYSKYKLHYIDKLVTGEKSTVYRCGTLVDLCRGPHIQNTGKIKTFKIMQNSSAYFLGDQSNDSLQRIRGVAFPDKKQMQEHLKFLEEAEKRNHVKIGKEQELFFFDEVSPGCPFLLPNGTKIFNALQTLLRSEYRKRGYQEVQTPNMYDVGIWKTSGHWAHYKDDMFKLDVEKREWALKPMNCPGHFVLFGHRERSYRELPLRLADFGVLHRNEASGALSGLTRVRKFQQDDTHIFCTQDQITSEIEGLFDFLQSIYGLFGFTFKLKLSTRPEKYLGELETWNYAEEQLKAAMTKFKGDDWTIDEGDGAFYGPKIDITIADALKREFQCATIQLDYQAPINFKLEYMSNEKADKSQAAAESAEGENKSSEPGPGRARPVVIHRAIIGSFERFLGILTEHFGGKWPFWISPRQILIVPVMPAVNDYVEELQTILRGDKLNVDIDISGNTMQKKIRTGQLAQYNFIFVVGAQEKEARTVNIRNRDDPATQKQGVMIPLEEAREKLRALRKERRLVNSL encoded by the exons ATGGCTTCTGAGGATTCGAAGGATCTGCCCGTCAGGTCTGCTCCTGGCGCTCAAG GTGCCGGCTCGTTACCCGATTTCATCGTTGAGCGCAACAACTTCTTCGAGGAGCTTTGGCAACAATATCTCGAGGAGACCAAGAACAAGCCTCACCCCGAAATTACCGTCACCCTGCAACCCGGCAACGGCAACAAGGAACAGGTCTCCGCCAAAGCCTGGGAAACTACCCCCGCCCAACTTCTCAAGAATGTGCCCAAGGAACTGAGTGCCACTATTGTGCTTGCAAAGGTCGATAACGAACTCTGGGACTTGAGCCGACCTTTGGAAGGCGACTGTACTGTTTCCTATGTGCGATTCGAAGATCCCGAAGGAAGGGAAGTCTTCTGGCACTCTAGTGCTCACTGCCTGGGTGAGGCTTGCGAGTGCGAATATGGGTGTCTGCTCTCCCATGGACCTCCCACTCCACAGGGTTTCTTCTATGATATGGCCATGCCTGATAA CCGCGTTGTAAGAGAGACCGATTGGCCAGCACTGGACAAGCACGCAAACCGTGTCTTCAAGGAGAAGCAGAGCTTTGACAGATTAGAAGTTACGAAAGagaacctgaagaagatgttcGCCTACAGCAAGTACAAGCTGCATTATATTGATAAACTGGTGACCGGAGAAAAGAGCACTGTTTATAGATGCGGTACCTTGGTCGACCTTTGCAGAGGACCCCACATTCAAAACACTGGCAAGATTAAGACCTTCAAGATCATGCAG AACTCCTCTGCTTACTTCCTTGGCGACCAAAGTAATGACTCTCTGCAGCGTATCCGTGGTGTCGCCTTCCCCGACAAGAAGCAAATGCAAGAACATTTGAAGTTCCTGGAGGAAGCGGAAAAGCGTAACCATGTGAAGATCGGCAAAGAACAGgagctcttcttctttgacgaAGTCTCCCCGGGATGCCCATTCTTGCTCCCCAACGGTACTAAGATCTTCAATGCTCTTCAGACCCTTTTGCGGTCAGAGTATCGTAAGCGTGGCTACCAGGAAGTTCAGACGCCTAACATGTACGATGTTGGCATCTGGAAGACTTCTGGACACTGGGCTCACTACAAGGATGACATGTTTAAGCTTGATGTTGAGAAGAGAGAGTGGGCTCTTAAGCCTATGAACTGCCCCGGACACTTCGTCCTTTTCGGTCATCGCGAGAGAAGTTACAGAGAACTCCCGTTGCGTCTTGCAGACTTTGGTGTTTTACACAGGAATGAGGCATCTGGTGCACTAAGTGGACTCACCCGTGTCCGGAAGTTCCAGCAAGATGATACCCATATCTTCTGTACTCAGGATCAG ATTACCTCGGAGATCGAGGGGCTATTCGATTTCCTTCAATCTATCTATGGGCTTTTCGGCTTCACTTTCAAGCTGAAGCTTTCCACTCGTCCAGAGAAGTACCTTGGAGAACTTGAAACTTGGAACTATGCCGAAGAGCAGCTTAAGGCGGCCATGACTAAGTTCAAGGGCGATGACTGGACCATTGATGAGGGTGACGGTGCCTTCTACGGACCTAAGATCGACATCACTATCGCTGACGCTCTCAAGCGAGAGTTCCAGTGTGCCACCATCCAGCTTGATTACCAGGCTCCCATCAACTTCAAGCTTGAGTACATGAGCAACGAAAAGGCCGACAAGAGCCAAGCGGCTGCCGAGTCGGCCGAGGGCGAGAACAAGTCTAGCGAGCCTGGCCCTGGCCGTGCTCGTCCAGTCGTCATCCACAGAGCTATCATCGGTAGCTTTGAGCGGTTTCTGGGAATCTTGACTGAGCACTTTGGCGGCAAGTGGCCTTTCTGGATCAGCCCTCGCCAGATCCTTATTGTTCCTGTCATGCCTGCTGTGAACGACTACGTGGAAGAGCTGCAGACTATCTTGCGCGGTGATAAGCTGAACGTCGACATTGACATCAGCGGAAATACCATGCAGAAGAAGATTCGTACTGGACAGCTGGCCCAGTACAACTTCATTTTCG TCGTCGGTGCtcaagagaaggaggctCGCACTGTCAACATCCGTAACCGTGATGACCCTGCAACTCAGAAGCAAGGTGTCATGATTCCTCTCGAGGAGGCACGCGAAAAGCTTCGGGCTCTCAGGAAAGAGCGCAGGCTAGTCAACTCTCTGTAG
- a CDS encoding WSC domain-containing protein has translation MKSFTMKSALAASALLIAAYLPAVNAQTQVDKGCYSDSTPLKDQGSYTYQSNGYCQKLCLKDNYAVFALAKGTNCLCGNQLPATSAKTDDSNCNVKCAGWPDVMCGGNNAFSVYLTGIEDDVDSYSSSSSSSSSSSSSTESGTSTTTNGGTVVTTSGGQTVFKTSESEMTTQEADAKKEKNSGSNTAAIAAGVVVGVVGFCALVGAIFFLWRFRKRSNMPEQYRNNNIDSFGAKPMSQSSMSDSRFDGDFMAQRRQSNGSIDDDQDFSRRILQVTNPDRRY, from the exons ATGAAATCATTCACGATGAAGTCGGCTCTTGCAGCCTCCGCCCTTCTGATTGCAGCCTACTTGCCAGCAGTGAACGCACAGACACAAGTCGACAAGGGATGCTATAGCGATTCGACACCGTTGAAGGATCAGGGCTCTTATACGTACCAAAGTAACGGATACTGCCAGAAGCTCTGCTTGAAGGATAACTATGCTGTTTTTGCCTTGGCAAAGGGCACAAACTGTCTTTGCGGTAACCAATTACCGGCCACGTCGGCTAAGACGGATGATAGCAACTGCAATGTCAAGTGCGCTGGATGGCCTGATGTGATGT GCGGTGGTAACAATGCGTTTTCCGTGTATCTCACGGGTATCGAAGATGATGTGGATAGCtactcatcctcatcctcatcctcctcgagCTCCTCCTCTAGCACCGAGAGTGGAACCTCGACAACCACCAATGGAGGGACTGTCGTTACTACTTCTGGTGGACAAACAGTGTTCAAGACGTCAGAAAGCGAAATGACAACACAGGAAGCCGAcgcaaagaaggagaaaaattcTGGATCGAATACTGCTGCTATTGCCGCTGGCGTTGTCGTTGGAGTTGTTGGTTTCTGTGCTTTGGTGGGAGCTATCTTCTTTCTATGGCGGTTTAGGAAGCGTTCCAACATGCCCGAGCAGTATCGCAACAACAATATCGACAGCTTTGGCGCCAAGCCCATGTCTCAAAGCTCCATGTCTGATTCCAGGTTTGACGGTGACTTCATGGCCCAGCGGCGCCAGAGCAATGGCAGCATCGATGATGATCAAGACTTCTCCCGTCGAATTCTGCAG GTGACCAATCCCGATCGCCGTTACTAA
- a CDS encoding Gar1/Naf1 RNA binding region-domain-containing protein translates to MGPPAQVLEMGSFMHACEGEMVCESINPKIPYFNAPIYLENKTPIGKVDEVLGPINQVYFTIKPQEGIVATSFKPGDKVYIGGDKLLPLEKFLPKPKPPPGRTPSTAQHMLRILLTTVQVLLSPREPEALPGVVLAVAEEALVVEQEVDAADLALLEEEAASVVELEEEVEASVVEAVASPGEAAEEDLVEVSDVRQSPSCLALSYYGVMGKRELLQELFVLIFLCILGGLRIRKGCRLIQPLNECYYTNEVPAK, encoded by the exons ATGGGACCACCAGCACAAGTTCTGG AGATGGGATCTTTTATGCATGCTTGTGAGGGCGAGATGGTTTGCGAATCGATCAACCCGAAGATTCCGTATTTCAATGCTCCTATCTACCTAGAGAACAAA ACTCCTATCGGAAAAGTCGACGAGGTTCTTGGCCCCATCAACCAGGTCTACTTCACCATCAAGCCCCAGGAAGGAATTGTCGCAACTTCTTTCAAGCCTGGTGACAAGGTCTACATCGGTGGGGATAAGCTCCTGCCTTTGGAGAA GTTCCTTCCTAAGCCTAAGCCGCCACCGGGTAGGACCCCATCTACGGCCCAACATATGTTGCGCATATTACTGACAACTGTACAGGTACTGCTAAGCCCAAGAGAGCCGGAGGCGCTGCCAGGGGTGGTGCTCGCGGTGGCAGAGGAGGCCCTCGTGGTGGAGCAAGAGGTGGACGCGGCGGATTTGGCGCTCCtagaggaggaggcggcTTCCGTGGTGGAGCtagaggaggaggtggaggctTCCGTGGTGGAAGCGGTGGCTTCTCCAGGGGAGGCGGCAGAGGAGGACCTCGTGGAGGTTTCCGACGTTAGACAGTCTCCGTCTTGCTTAGCACTGTCTTATTACGGCGTTATGGGAAAACGGGAGCTTTTGCAGGAACTTTTTGTGTTAATTTTTCTGTGCATCCTAGGTGGCTTGCGTATTCGCAAAGGCTGTAGACTAATTCAGCCATTAAATGAATGTTATTATACCAATGAAGTACCTGCCAAATGA